From a region of the Branchiostoma floridae strain S238N-H82 chromosome 13, Bfl_VNyyK, whole genome shotgun sequence genome:
- the LOC118429473 gene encoding zinc transporter ZIP11-like, translating into MIAGQNPVVQALLGTLLTWGLTALGASLVFVFTSGKRKVLDASLGFAAGVMLAASYWSLLSPAIEMAEQSQTYGAHGEFAFIPVAIGFALGAVFVYMSDVFLPYLGVSSPNVALALSSEEKFHAEEKDFTTVAAEPPQDSSFSIENGEMLSSNTPKGPTHRRKTSESHKVALSTGEEEEETSVNDEKKAGQASISWRRIMLLIIAITVHNIPEGLAVGVGFAAVGKTPAATFESARNLAWGIGIQNFPEGLAVSLPLRGSGMSVWKSFWYGQLSGMVEPLAGVFGAVAMVIAEPLLPYALAFAAGAMVYVVVDDIIPEANTSGNAKLASWGCIVGFIVMMSLDVGLG; encoded by the exons ATGATCGCGGGACAGAACCCTGTGGTACAGGCGCTGTTAGGGACACTGCTAACGTGGGGCCTCACTGCGCTCGGAGCGTCGTTGGTGTTCGTCTTCACAAGTGGCAAG AGGAAAGTTCTAGATGCCAGTCTTGGTTTTGCAGCAGGG GTGATGCTTGCTGCCTCCTACTGGTCTCTGTTATCTCCTGCTATAGAGATGGCTGAACAGTCCCAGACCTATGGGGCACATGGAGAGTTTGCCTTCATTCCTGTTGCCATTGGGTTTGCTCTCGGAGCAGTGTTTGTCTACATGTCTGATGTCTTCCTGCCCTACCTG GGTGTGTCATCTCCAAATGTTGCCCTGGCCTTGTCATCAGAAGAAAAATTCCACGCAGAGGAGAAAGACTTCACAACTGTTGCTGCAGAACCCCCACAGGACTCCTCATTTTCCATAG AAAATGGTGAAATGTTGTCTTCGAACACCCCAAAAGGCCCCACACACAGAAGGAAGACCTCCGAGTCCCACAAGGTGGCCCTCAGTACAggggaggaagaggaggagacaTCAGTCAATGATGAGAAAAAAGCTGGCCAGGCTTCCATCAGTTGGAGGAGAATAATGTTGTTGATCATTGCTATCACTGTTCATAACATTCCAG AGGGACTTGCGGTTGGTGTTGGCTTTGCTGCTGTTGGTAAAACACCTGCTGCAACATTTGAAAGTGCCAG GAATCTGGCATGGGGAATTGGAATCCAAAATTTCCCAGAAGGCCTTGCTGTAAGTTTACCCCTGAGGGGTTCTGGGATGTCTGTGTGGAAGAGTTTTTG GTATGGCCAGTTGAGTGGGATGGTGGAGCCTCTAGCTGGAGTGTTTggtgccgttgccatggtaatagCAGAACCCCTCCTCCCATACGCTCTGGCCTTTGCAGCAGGTGCCATGGTGTATGTTGTTGTAGATGACATCATTCCAGAGGCAAACACAAG TGGCAATGCCAAACTGGCATCGTGGGGGTGCATTGTGGGATTCATCGTCATGATGTCATTAGACGTCGGCCTAGGCTGA